The Vigna unguiculata cultivar IT97K-499-35 chromosome 1, ASM411807v1, whole genome shotgun sequence nucleotide sequence ATTATATAAAAGTTTGCTataataaatgagaaaaataaaattatagttgTAATTCAATTAAAAGATTACATTGCAAATTGCTTTTGAATATGTGAATCTAATTAGGTATGTAAACGAGGTGGGTAGGGTACGAGAGGTAACTCCTTTGTACCCTACTTGTTGAATAAATATTCGTCCCGTATCCATattcgtcgggtatccgttatgcggatACTCACCTTTTTTTCATATCCGTGGTGTCcatgggtatccacgggtatttacaaaattatttaaaaaacaaatatttaatcataaatttaaataaaataaaataaaatacatcattgtcataaattttaaataaagtttaaataaaatcaagttcatacaagtccaaataattacaaaagtaaatataaaatgacgttcaatacaatggaaattctttaattagtgctttgatcaaTAAGTACATTTTCaccgattgattcctgaaaaataaacaaaataaataaacaaataataaatctcaaCTGCCACGTGctaagtattcttattttgatttcattgacaacaagcataccataaacgtcattgtctatatagggGTTGATGTATATGccaaatttcaaagaaagaaaagagaagaatgtcaaggggtgtacttGAAAGAAGACAACGCACCAATACTTGAAGCTGGAAGAATGAGGACAGAAGACAAGATAAGATGTGCAGTTTAGATAAAGTTAGGtcagaatgttttttactaatactAGCGAACACACAGGCGCTGTCACGCCTGTGTAtccgcattttttaatttttataagatcaataatatttatttttaaaacatatataacaaattttaaaatagttattaaataaaataaatgttaaaataaggTTTTTGAAATAAcagtcaaaataaaaaagatttaaaaataacggttaaaaaaaataattataaaataaataatttttaaaatataattaagggtaaaattggaaaatgaaaagtggatgcaaaaagaggaatcccctttatatatatatatatatatatatatatatatatatatatatatataagggtatttttgtgagttaaagtttagcgggtacggatactataaTACCCGTATACGCTTcgttaacatgcgagtatcaaaaatacccgtacctgcGGATAgcaggtatccatttttaatatctgtttcctacccgttgcgggttttatccgcgaataccacgggtacgaatttttttgacatccctaaatcTAATACTCACAACAGACGTCTCATTGAATTCCTCTCAATTtccaataataaagaaaaaatcaataccATGTCCCTTAATCGCAACTCGTACCGTAACACTTGCTAAAACATCAATACCATGTCCTTTAAAACCCTAACCACTACCGTAACGTTAGCTAAAAATGAAAGGGTTTGTGTTATAAGATAATTAAtgtcttaaattttataaaagtgtattatatgtattaaattttataaaagtgtataattagttataatattaaataaatcttGACTTAATTAccataaatgtaattttattttatttgaaagacAAAAATTCTTATAAGTGAATAAAACTGTAAGACCCttttttttctgatttaaaAAGGTTTTGGGTCTAGTCTTACTAGATAGTCAAGGGTTATCCCACTAGAGACTTTCAGAACCCCTTTTCAGCCCCTAATTCTCATTTCTATCTTCTTTTCAAAAACGGTCCACCTCTTTTCTCCCTTGTCTAAAATAGAAGCTTTGCTAGGACGCAGCAAGCAAGATCCTCCCTCGAGCTTACTGAATGTTATCCTCCGCTTAAGTAGAACTTTAAACTCATGCTCCctttcgttttcttttttgtttggaAGCTTCAGTTCCACTTTAACCTCTGCTAGGGTCTCAGTTTTCACCTCCTTTGGTTCTGTTTTCCAGCTCCGTAAGCTATAATCGTGTCATAGTACTCTTCTTTTGGGGCTTGTTCTTGGGTTAGCACCTGTCAAGGTAAGAGAAGCTAGaaatccttctttttctttgaaatggATTGTACTTATTTTCGTTCTTGAATGTGCTGAGTATGTTTGACTGATGATTGCATTGAATGTGAATGAATTTCATATTTGGGTATCTATGGGTTAGAGAATTTTAGGTAGTTTAGAATGCAATTGAAATGAGAGATATTGATTGTTGCAATTGTTCAGTTTGGTATCATCTATAAACCACTTTGAAATGAGTTTGAGAAGATAAAAGTGCAAGATACCAAATTGTACAGTTGGACAAGTCAAAATCTCACAACCAAGAAGCATATGGTGTGGCGCTACTCATTTTCCTACACtacacacttttcgtaaaatgaagattcttACTTTGTTAACCGTTGaatcgagctgaaattttgaAAGCTGATCTTAGAcacatagttcttgactttgaccggtcggatcttgaatCGGAGTTCTGTAGTGAGAGCAATTTTTATCGCAACATCCCTGTAgttttggttgttgacaacattgaccttcgTTGCTTGcttggtgcataactttctctatagCTATTCAATTAAGTTAGTCCTTTTTGCATTtagttcttgattcaatcatatttaatttgaatgtaaatacaaaatttttggagctttacacaagctatagttttatttctaaaatcccaaattgATTGTATAATGTATTTAACTTGGAttggataaaatttataagaattagttattttctaAGAGAGACATATGTTGTATGgtttttaatatgtgttttcAAATGCTTCTCTAAGAATATAGGAGATTTCATGGGGGAAAaactatttgatttaattagtaatGTGTTCATTGATGTAAGGAGTCAGTACTGAAGGTTTATTCTGATACTCTAATGATCATtcaagactcatgtagagtagaATGAGTCATGTGGTGAGAGGGACAGGAGGTCCTGTCTTTAAGAACAATCCCAAGGTTCTTATGACAATTAAagggactaaccttgtgtggtagggtgaaatccATTGACAATGACTCTACAGGTactagaggccaccacaagtgcaaaaacCATCAAGAATCATACATCAATGTCTagatccggataattgagtctagagtaTCATTTTGTGTGATGGGTTAGTTGATATTGCTTAGCTTGGTGTAATTGGTGCATTGTTCTGTAAttcttttaagtgtttatatatatatatatatgtgtgtgtgtgtgtgtgtgtgtgtatttctttttctttttgcaattagcttaccctttctttgCTCGTGTTATGTTTTCTTGTggtgttttcctttttgcaataaTCACCAAATATTTGGTGTGAACAAATGTGGGAGCTCGTGGTGATCATAGTGATGATCAAGATGCTGCAGTTTAGTTATGCTCGTTGGATTTTGCTTTATGATGGAGCCTTTTTTAAGTATTGTTATCTTGTAGTTTCTTGCTATGTGAGCACATTTCCCGTTTAAactaatctatgtttaaattttgtttatcgTGCAGTTTAGTTATGCTCGTTGGATTTTGCTCTATGATGGGCCCCTTTTTAAGTACGGTTATCTTGTATTGCTTTGTGAGCAAATTTCcaatttaaactaatttgtgtttaaattttgtttatggcATGTGTTTTGTGCCTCAgttcttcaatatattttggatgactataaaagattaattctgatatgtttttgtcttaactctattttattatgattatgcgactttttatttattagatttatcTAATAAATAGCATGTCACATTTTTATGGTATCAAAGACCTTAGCTAAGTTTTTGGTTTATTCAAGTTACACTAATAATTTCTTCTGTATGAGCATAGATATGACACCTTCTCATATAACTCCTCCACCATTGAAGCTTATGCGCTGGTTAGAGCAATTGATACTAGAGGCAACATTTCAGAAATTTTTTGAgaggttaataatttattttgctaATGATTCTGTGCCGATATAGGCATGTCGGGTACATAgtcgttttcataattttatcacTTCGTCTTTTATAATAAACTCTCATCTTTTATACTAAATAATAATCTTCATTTTATACGTCGGGTACATATGTCGGTGATTTGTGTCCATAAAATTCACACAAAACTACTTGGTCTTTATAAATATGTCGGAATATCACAAAATTTTTGCCCATGTATTAATAACTAGACGGATTGATGTTAAGTTATAAAGAATGAATATGAATTTTAGAgtgactaaaaaaatttaaaattattttttattcagatAAAGGTATATTGATGTaggaattatatatatatatatatatatatatatatatatatatatatatatatatatatatatatatatatatatatcgacgtttatttttgtaatttgcgTCATTTTTAACTGTCGTTATTTTTTTTGAGTGGCGGTTTCCTGAAATGTCGTAATTCTTGCCGTCACAAAGTATAATATGGCGGTTATAGATTAACTGCCGCAACAATCGTCATTTTATACAACGTATAAAGTGGCGATTTAAAGAGGCCAAAAATGTCAGTTAAAACTGACGTAATATTTTTACTGAATGAcaaatataatgtgaaaaatgACGCTTTAAATTGacactattatcattatattatgacatttttaaatgtcaccaatttaattaattatagttaattcTAAGATTAATTACGTCATTATCAAGTGTATCAAGTgacgtaattttaatatttaattatttattcttttttaatatttcttatactttcataattcgataaaattattttttcatgataatttaaaatatataaaaaattatagaactATCAAATAGAAATTGATAAACTAAATTGTTTCATTGTCAATATAACATAACTACACCAAAGTACCAATTCAAGCAtttggaaaaaaagaaaaagaagacaaCATTAAGAGTACCAAAATATTCAAGCATCTAAGAAAAAAAGACAACATTAAAAGTCCTAAGTCTAAGGTGTTTTGCTTCCACCACTTGATCCTTTGTATCCTGCACTAATCATGAGAGTATTTGTTGAGTCACAAGCAACTCCAACTACTTCACCATCATGAGCACAACTTCTTGATTCTGAAATGTCAATGTAAGAACCCCTACGAATTCCAGATTGAAGGTTAAACCTTTCAATCCAACCACCTGCTGTCCCTAGAATGGCAAAATTGCCACAAGCACTGATAGCACAAGCCTGCTACCATATGAAAGCAGTAGTCAGCTAGAACCAACCCGCTTGTCAACagacttttaaatatttacaccCTAAGAGAACGCCACACACTTTGTTACTAGAAAAAGGAATTCAAAGCAACAAGTAGGTACtaaaaaataagcataatattTGTGTATTTGAAAGCAAAGGTTTCCGAGAAAcagaaaatattgaataaaatggGATTTCTAACCTTTATAGGTGTTGGATTTTTAGGACATGGATTCAATATGTGCTCACCAAGAACAAAGTTTTGAAGTCGCAAAACATATGCCTTGGCAGTATCCATATGACAAGTAATCACATTGCACCAATCACGTTCTCTAATTTCAGCTAAagttttcaaaagaaaagatgtGATACTTCTGAAAGTAGATTAAATAACAAATTCATCGAATAAACAAATCTGGAGCTGCAATAATAGATAAGCTACATCTGTATACGTGTCAATTTAATCACAAGATTTTAGGGACTTTTCTTTCACTCAATAATAAATTAGCGACTATATTTGACGATAGGGGCCTATTTGTTGTACAACACAAGACCTTTCATGCGGCTTTTCTTAGCAGAGACATGCAAAAATacacaaaacgaaaaaaattaaataaaaatagaagaatcaCAGTACCATACACTTCTTAATCCACTCTACCTACCCATGTTGACATTTACCTTAGCTCAACTGATGCATTATCACCTATATACATTAACATGGTTAATTGGTATAAAACATATCAGCCATCTAATATAAGTAGGTAGTATAGAATAATTGCAATTACAATCTCCATTTTGCCGACATTCAAGTTTCAACATGGCATACAGGAACCATGATATACTGCACTCAAGATAAACAAGTTGTCAAAACCATGTGCATATGAATCTCAGGTCTGAAGCATTTAAGAATTCCAGTCCCAAAATTACTTATACACgtagtatattattattactggcAAAGTAACCACCATTCCAAAGATAACCCTGCAAAATTTGTGAAATTCatttagaatttatatatatagatgctTTTAACCCATGGATgaataatatatttctaataataaaaacattcaCACACTCACATTGTGCTGAGTATGTCTACATGGAGATTATATTCTTTGGCAAATATAAAGGCAACAAGAGCCTCTGGAAGAGAAGcctacaaaattaattacacaattaaTGGTGTCACAAATAACTATATTGTAGAATTTTCTCATTTAACACCAGACTTGTAAACCTGCCTATCGATTTCGAGCTtcagtgtgggggagacaacgGGTGCGAGTTCCTCGCCCTTCGATGTCGAATTGGCGTTGTCCACCGTGCGAAAGAATCAAAGAGAAAACCCTAATCGTACAATTGGCcactcaaataaaaaataggcaAAAGTAAATTCAGAAAGGCAACACTAATTTAATGAATGTCATACCAGAAACAGAAAAGGAGTGGTTACAGGATCCAATCAAACCTTTCTCCTTCAGAACGAGGTTGAAGAACCCAATCGAGCAAATGCATGCGCTAATGTGAATGCGAACGGAGGCAATCGTGGACTGAGGCGCAAGTGGAGGTGCAAACACAGATTGAGAAGGAAGGAGAAAGGCGAAAGAGGTGAAACGAAGAGGTGAAATGAAGGAGAAATAGGTGAAACAAAGAGCTGGAACGAAGAGGTGAGTGAAACGAAGAGCTGAGTGAACGTTGTGAGAGTGAAGTGATTTGGGGTTTGAGTAATTTGGGTGTTAGTGATTTTGGAAAGGTAATCTtagttaagaaaatattaaactgTTGAGTgggaaaaagaaatagaaaagagagGGAATAAAGTTTTACCCAAAAAAAGGATACAGAGACAAAAGTGGGACaggaaataattttataaaattatacaaataatgttttatataaagtGGCATTTCAAAatgacataattttaaataataatatgacaatgTAAAATATGGTGGTTAGAAACGTCATATTATACATGTCCATTATGACAGTTATCAAACTGACGTATTATACTGTGAAAAACGATAGTTTTAATTAACCGTCATATTAAAAACATCGTTATATACATGAGTttttgtagtatatatatatatatatatatatatatatatatatatttatttatttattggtcATACGTTaagtaaaatttcaatatttgatGTTTGTACGAAATTATTAgaattcattttatattaataataagataGTAAGATATTTACTATTCATCTTCTACTTATTTTATAAGtgaataaataacataaaacaattatataacttttaatcacTAACAATATTGATATAAAACAGTTATCGTTTTCAAAAGTAATGAATGTAACTATGAAAATCAGATACTTCTTCTCATAAACCGGTTCACATCGAAACTAAgacaaataattcatttaaagatataaagttattaattaagcaaaaaattgtaaaagaaatgactacattatttatagaaaaagtgTAGAAAAAAACATAGAATGGTTAAGTGTAGAAGATATGTTATTTGtgaaaacaaattgaaaaggCATAACTCTTCTATTCATCAAATTGAAGAGATGTTTGAGTATGCGAATTATATTAAGTAAGACAACAAACATGATTAAGAGAGGTTGGACCGTCATAAAACTGTACCTAATCAAAATTCGTTGAAGAATactataaatgtttaaaatgattaatcaagtaatactaatagtaataataaaaataaggataatataataattatttgagcaatcatacatatatatgaaTCAAAGAATATTAATTAACAACTCGTCAAATCAATTGATTAGAAGTACGagacagaaaagaaaatgagGGAAATAGTAGAAATATGCGCTTCtcttctaatataaaataactcgTCAGATCAATCGAGTAGAGCAAATGATCTCTGAACCTTATATAAGTATAGAGAAGAGGACAAAACACTTTTACATGAACTctattgttcattttttttattctcttgaAAATAGGTGTATATATAGATAGTAGAAAGACTTGAAAGTTAATTGTAATAAGtctcattaaataaaatattgatttacaATTATAACTGTTAACTATAAATAGCATTtatccataaaattaaaaatacatcaaaatagtagataacattttaattatatattttttaaaatttgatgaaggattatcttgttcctttttaagaatattgaatatggtgtgagttgattatgaaagctaagtgaaatccccactggacattaagatagcaagctatctagatgtgaaggttcctttcacaaagctcaagagaagaagatgatggatgtattcaaaacaaaaaggaaatggaaagcacataaaccatagaaaaccaagaacaattaaaggaagaagaaaacataaaatggaaaggaaagaaatggtaaaaatgtgagaagcacgccactacaaggctaggctagaagccatggcaaccttgaagatgagtggatgtgtgccgccacttgctatgcaagataaggcttaaaagtattcactcccaagggaggaaactctcacaaatggttgagacacaaaagtgtttttacttcaaaatgttcaacccttttacatgtctaggagcaccccttatatagaagagtttaggggcctctaagcaaataaaagataactaaggatgtctctacaaaaacctaaccctagcttctagaaactaggtcaaataaggttacaaaaaatgagagacaaaagagctaactatggtgtgtgcaaggctaatttcgttctagcacaaaaggagacaaagaatgtgtctcatatgtctccaaaatgtggccaaagtgtgctaaaaataaaggagaccaaaggtacataggtacacttgttttatggcttttactttatactttatgcctttgctttactctctcctccacatcatttatgctccccaatcaccatgcaccacctagcattgctttcttactcctaattaacctacaaagcaagtaaacatagattagcatgttggcttaagtcaagtcaactatagtcaacaagtcaaacctagtcaaaggtcaacaagtcaactaaagttgatttaaCTAAGTTAACTTAGGGAATcgaaaataacaaacacaaatgaaagggatgaaggattaatgaacttcctttctaaacatgcttagtcttcttaagcatgtgcctccatccttggttggggtcaatccttcatcatcctcccctccttggagagaatttgaccacaaattccttaagcctttgtagatggagcttgacttgatttgggggaggatttgcacctcccttttatgagctcttgttccatcctttctaagggtattaccccttgctttggttaggccatcttttttttctagactactcttcctatctttcttgtgctttgggccttcctttttggcttgggaagggaaggaagggtgattttcatcttgctttggaagaatttttttgtaggcaagtaacaccttggtgaaagcttgccc carries:
- the LOC114181251 gene encoding WD repeat-containing protein 36-like yields the protein MDTAKAYVLRLQNFVLGEHILNPCPKNPTPIKACAISACGNFAILGTAGGWIERFNLQSGIRRGSYIDISESRSCAHDGEVVGVACDSTNTLMISAGYKGSSGGSKTP